In one window of Episyrphus balteatus chromosome 3, idEpiBalt1.1, whole genome shotgun sequence DNA:
- the LOC129915068 gene encoding uncharacterized protein LOC129915068 gives MGYGYTRTREASAESTILLVVCVASRLVVNGVAGSILYASGVPAAYSYQYSYPYALAYSSYTQPSLVLANHLLPLLDVNYDISSPLATVIQRTETPLKDASSFADDDNVEDDCDDDDDDASRGSADETKSEETPSNQSSAQPPSLLGKEESLPVIPSVFLDQTPSTALAADQPSTFPTSTPTPILTEEADKLKYYYPSLPITHYFFSTQTIGMANNISVPYAAAEGKLQTVSYVSSDDGNGEGFRVAATNLPQPSIVAVVEIPDSPEVATAKAAHLQALSEAVAMANVNRANNAAATGAGSSANPSGDNVVSGCNETSEVKR, from the exons ATGGGATATGGATATACTCGAACACGG GAAGCATCAGCAGAATCCACTATTCTACTTGTTGTGTGTGTCGCATCTCGACTGGTTGTTAATGGCGTAGCTGGCAGCATTTTGTATGCATCTGGAGTACCGGCGGCGTATTCATATCAATACTCGTATCCGTATGCATTAGCATACTCATCATATACACAACCCTCACTTGTTCTGGCCAATCATCTCCTTCCACTGCTGGATGTGAACTATGATATATCATCTCCATTAGCCACTGTCATTCAAAGAACTGAAACTCCCTTGAAAGATGCTTCTTCTTTTGCTGACGACGACAACGTCGAAGATgattgtgatgatgatgatgatgatgccagTAGAGGAAGCGCAGACGAAACGAAATCTGAAGAAACTCCCAGCAATCAATCATCTGCTCAACCACCAAGTTTACTTGGAAAAGAGGAATCCTTGCCAGTAATTCCTTCAGTGTTTTTGGACCAGACTCCCTCAACAGCATTAGCAGCAGATCAACCATCTACCTTTCCAACATCGACCCCAACCCCAATTTTAACGGAAGAAGCAGACAAGCTGAAATATTATTATCCAAG tcttCCCATCACACACTATTTCTTCTCTACCCAAACCATTGGTATGGCCAACAACATCTCAGTTCCAT ACGCTGCTGCAGAAGGAAAACTCCAGACCGTATCGTATGTCTCGTCCGATGATGGCAATGGCGAAGGATTTCGAGTGGCAGCAACAAATTTACCCCAACCATCAATTGTTGCAGTAGTGGAAATACCAGATTCACCCGAAGTTGCCACAGCCAAAGCCGCTCATTTGCAGGCACTATCCGAAGCTGTGGCTATGGCAAATGTGAATAGAGCCAACAATGCTGCTGCTACTGGTGCTGGTTCTAGTGCAAATCCAAGTGGTGACAATGTGGTTAGTGGCTGTAATGAGACCTCTGAGGTTAAAAGATAG